One genomic segment of Paenibacillus durus includes these proteins:
- the sigW gene encoding RNA polymerase sigma factor SigW → MENLEGRLTKLALKGDQRAFAELVELYKDRIYHLGYRMLNNRHEAEDIVQETFLRVYRNLDRYDDNQKFSTWIYRIATNLCIDRLRKRRPTYSLDAELSDQEGTDGYSLIPSDNVTPESELLVSETQRTIYEAIDELPVKYRSVMILRYLQDLSLQEISDVLDMPVTTIKTRVHRGREFLRKKLGPRL, encoded by the coding sequence GTGGAGAATTTGGAAGGCAGGTTGACAAAGCTCGCCTTGAAGGGCGACCAAAGAGCATTTGCCGAACTTGTCGAATTATATAAAGACAGAATCTATCATCTGGGCTACCGGATGCTGAATAACCGCCATGAAGCGGAGGATATTGTCCAGGAGACGTTTTTGCGCGTCTACCGGAATCTGGACCGATACGACGATAATCAGAAATTCTCGACATGGATTTACCGGATTGCGACCAATCTTTGCATCGACCGCCTGCGCAAGCGCAGGCCGACTTATTCGCTGGATGCCGAACTTAGCGATCAAGAGGGAACCGACGGCTACTCTCTTATTCCAAGCGATAATGTAACGCCCGAAAGCGAGCTCCTTGTTTCCGAGACGCAGAGAACGATCTATGAGGCGATTGACGAATTGCCTGTAAAATACCGCTCGGTCATGATCTTAAGGTATTTGCAGGATTTGTCGCTTCAGGAAATCAGCGATGTGCTGGATATGCCAGTTACGACGATTAAGACCCGGGTACATAGGGGCCGGGAATTTTTGCGGAAAAAATTGGGCCCGAGATTATAA
- a CDS encoding M15 family metallopeptidase, with amino-acid sequence MLTLTQVQNKSSARLAGLNPAVHSAAVALIQRCYACGIPILITQGLRTLAEQEALYAQGRTKPGTVVTHARGGYSYHNYGLAVDFALLLPDGKNVSWDMLRDGNEDRIADWRQVVQTAKILDFEWGGDWSGFKDYPHLQMTFGLALDRLRAGERPSGAAMAAVNDLLKKNEAIKKDDKAVVAVHVNGVKAADGMLDKGITYVPARMLAEAIGAKISYDPTTRTVDITLPGEKN; translated from the coding sequence ATGCTGACTCTGACACAGGTTCAAAATAAATCATCGGCCAGACTGGCCGGTCTAAATCCGGCTGTGCATTCGGCGGCTGTGGCGCTGATCCAGCGCTGCTATGCCTGCGGCATCCCCATCCTCATTACCCAAGGGCTGCGCACGCTGGCCGAGCAAGAGGCGTTATACGCTCAGGGGCGCACCAAGCCGGGGACCGTTGTGACTCATGCGCGCGGAGGCTACAGCTACCACAATTACGGGCTTGCGGTTGATTTTGCGCTGCTGCTGCCGGATGGAAAGAATGTATCGTGGGATATGCTGCGCGACGGCAACGAGGATCGGATTGCGGACTGGCGGCAGGTTGTGCAAACCGCCAAAATACTCGACTTCGAGTGGGGCGGCGACTGGAGCGGGTTTAAAGATTATCCCCATTTGCAAATGACATTTGGACTGGCTTTGGATCGGCTTCGTGCCGGAGAACGGCCTTCTGGGGCTGCTATGGCAGCCGTAAATGATCTTTTGAAGAAAAATGAAGCCATAAAAAAGGATGATAAAGCTGTCGTGGCGGTTCATGTTAACGGCGTCAAGGCAGCCGACGGTATGCTTGATAAAGGCATTACCTATGTTCCGGCGCGTATGCTCGCGGAGGCGATTGGCGCCAAGATAAGTTATGATCCGACAACGAGAACGGTAGACATTACGCTCCCTGGCGAAAAAAACTAA
- the ppc gene encoding phosphoenolpyruvate carboxylase, with amino-acid sequence MTELTTTASKVNSNNLLRRDVRFLGNILGEVLVHQGGNELLEIVEKIRETSKSLRSVCLPELHSEFKELIDSLDPENRHQVIRAFAIYFQLVNIAEQNHRIRRKRDYERSAGETVQPGSIESAIQELRERDFSPKEVWEIVNGLSLELVMTAHPTEAMRRAILDIHKRIADDVTGLDNPTLTFREREQLREKLLNEVITLWQTDELRDRKPTVLDEVRNGMYYFHETIFHVLPDVYQELERCLSKYYPGQNWHVPTYLRFGSWIGGDRDGNPSVTSSVTLQTLKMQRILAVREYQRIMRELMQYLSFNTSIVKVTPELLESIAKDRAAIKLDRFDAWRNDNEPYRIKLSYMISKTQNVLDEEKRGTSEYYTSPAELIQDLNIIDRSLRHHFADYVADTYIKKLIRQMELFGFHTATLDIRQHSKEHENAMTEILAKMDITPDYSKLSEQEKIELLEKLLNDPRPLTSPYQEYSEGTEECLEVYRTVYKAQAEYGKQCITSYLISMAEAASDILEVMVFAKEVGLFRRDADGTVVCTLQAVPLFETIDDLHEAPDIMRTIFNMPIYRQAVAAMSDLQEIMLGYSDSNKDGGVVTANWELRVALKGLTAMADEYGVKLKFFHGRGGALGRGGMPLNRSILAQPASTIGGGIKITEQGEVLSSRYAMKGIAYRSLEQATSALVIAAINARTPHSDLYDSKWEEICREISEVSLNKYQDLIFRDPDFLSFFKESTPLPEIGELNIGSRPSKRKNSDRFEDLRAIPWVFAWTQSRFLLPAWYAAGTGLQSFYQGKEENLKILQHMYGNFSFFTSLIDTLQMAIAKADLTIAREYAEMGKNTEANQRIYGQIEEEFRLTSDLILKITGQQDILDNVPVIQESIRLRNPYVDPLSYLQVQLLTELRALRDKDQDDPELLREVLLTINGIAAGLRNTG; translated from the coding sequence ATGACCGAACTTACGACTACCGCAAGCAAAGTCAATTCGAACAATCTGCTGCGGAGAGACGTACGGTTCCTGGGGAACATTTTGGGCGAAGTCTTGGTACATCAAGGCGGTAATGAATTGCTGGAGATCGTGGAGAAGATTCGTGAGACCAGTAAGTCATTGCGCTCAGTTTGTTTGCCTGAACTGCACAGCGAATTTAAGGAGTTAATCGACTCCCTGGATCCGGAGAACCGGCATCAGGTAATTCGGGCATTTGCCATTTATTTTCAATTGGTGAATATTGCCGAACAGAATCACCGGATACGCCGCAAAAGAGACTATGAGCGCTCGGCGGGTGAGACCGTACAGCCTGGTTCTATAGAGAGCGCTATTCAGGAGCTGAGAGAACGGGACTTCTCCCCTAAAGAAGTGTGGGAGATTGTTAACGGCCTGTCGCTGGAGCTCGTCATGACTGCCCACCCGACAGAGGCGATGCGCCGCGCGATTCTTGACATTCACAAGCGGATTGCCGACGATGTTACGGGCCTGGATAACCCGACACTGACCTTTAGGGAACGCGAGCAGCTTCGTGAGAAGCTGTTGAACGAAGTCATTACCTTATGGCAGACGGATGAACTGCGCGACCGCAAGCCCACGGTGCTTGATGAAGTGCGCAATGGAATGTACTACTTTCACGAGACGATTTTTCATGTGCTGCCTGATGTCTATCAGGAGCTTGAACGGTGCCTTAGCAAGTATTATCCGGGACAGAACTGGCATGTTCCGACTTATCTGCGGTTCGGTTCCTGGATCGGCGGAGACCGCGACGGTAATCCTTCGGTTACGTCCTCGGTAACTCTCCAGACGCTGAAAATGCAGCGCATATTGGCGGTACGGGAATATCAGCGGATTATGCGCGAGCTGATGCAGTATTTAAGCTTTAACACAAGCATTGTAAAAGTGACGCCGGAACTGCTGGAGTCCATCGCCAAAGACCGGGCGGCTATTAAACTGGACCGCTTCGATGCTTGGCGCAACGATAACGAACCATATCGGATCAAGCTCAGCTACATGATTTCGAAGACGCAGAACGTGCTGGACGAGGAAAAAAGAGGAACGTCGGAGTACTATACTTCACCGGCAGAGCTCATACAAGACCTGAATATCATTGACCGAAGCCTGCGGCATCACTTCGCTGATTATGTGGCGGACACGTATATTAAGAAACTGATCCGCCAGATGGAGTTGTTTGGCTTCCATACGGCGACGCTCGATATCCGCCAGCACAGCAAAGAGCATGAGAACGCCATGACGGAAATTCTGGCCAAGATGGACATTACGCCGGATTATTCCAAGCTGTCTGAGCAAGAGAAGATTGAGCTTCTGGAGAAGCTGCTCAACGATCCGCGGCCGCTGACCTCCCCTTATCAGGAGTACAGTGAAGGAACCGAGGAATGCCTGGAAGTTTACCGGACGGTATATAAAGCACAGGCGGAGTACGGCAAGCAGTGTATTACCAGCTATCTCATCAGTATGGCTGAGGCGGCGAGCGATATTCTGGAGGTTATGGTATTCGCCAAGGAAGTGGGACTGTTCCGCCGCGACGCTGACGGAACTGTTGTCTGTACATTGCAGGCGGTGCCGCTGTTCGAGACGATCGATGATCTTCACGAGGCGCCGGATATCATGCGTACAATCTTCAATATGCCGATCTACCGCCAGGCGGTTGCGGCAATGAGTGATTTGCAGGAAATCATGCTTGGTTATTCCGACAGCAACAAAGACGGCGGCGTGGTAACCGCCAACTGGGAGCTGCGCGTGGCGCTGAAGGGGCTCACGGCTATGGCAGACGAATATGGCGTCAAGCTGAAGTTCTTCCACGGCCGCGGCGGAGCGCTCGGCAGAGGCGGAATGCCGCTGAACCGCAGTATTTTGGCTCAGCCGGCCTCTACCATCGGAGGCGGCATTAAGATTACCGAGCAGGGAGAGGTTCTTTCCTCACGGTATGCCATGAAGGGGATTGCCTACCGCAGTCTGGAGCAGGCGACTTCCGCGCTCGTGATTGCGGCAATTAACGCAAGAACCCCGCATAGCGATCTTTACGATAGCAAATGGGAAGAGATCTGCAGAGAAATTTCGGAGGTTTCGCTGAACAAATATCAGGATTTGATCTTCCGCGACCCGGATTTCCTGAGCTTCTTCAAGGAGTCTACGCCGCTTCCGGAAATCGGAGAGCTCAACATCGGCTCCCGTCCGTCCAAGCGCAAGAACAGCGACCGGTTCGAGGATCTGCGGGCGATTCCGTGGGTATTCGCCTGGACCCAGAGCCGTTTCCTGCTGCCGGCTTGGTATGCTGCGGGAACGGGGCTGCAAAGCTTCTATCAAGGCAAGGAAGAGAACTTGAAAATCCTCCAGCATATGTACGGGAATTTCTCCTTCTTTACGAGCCTGATCGATACGCTGCAGATGGCGATTGCCAAAGCGGATCTCACTATCGCAAGAGAATACGCGGAGATGGGCAAGAATACAGAGGCCAACCAAAGGATTTACGGACAGATCGAGGAAGAATTCCGGCTGACCTCGGATCTAATCCTGAAGATAACCGGCCAGCAGGACATTTTGGATAATGTACCGGTCATTCAGGAGTCGATCCGGCTGCGCAACCCTTATGTCGATCCACTCAGCTATTTGCAGGTGCAGCTGTTGACCGAGCTAAGAGCGCTGCGGGATAAGGATCAGGACGACCCTGAGCTGCTGCGCGAAGTGCTCCTTACGATCAACGGAATTGCCGCAGGTCTTCGTAATACCGGCTGA
- a CDS encoding zf-HC2 domain-containing protein, with amino-acid sequence MECKLAVSMMHDYLDDDLPGQQQRDLKEHLLSCPDCRAKFKELEQTDMLLFSLMHQSPVVSDDLVGRVMGALPPSKKERRFIAWIKKHPALTAASVFLLVMLMSSVTLWKQDGQLVVKGTDLDQVVIKGDTVIVPSGKRVSGDLTVENGKTQVYGEVNGNVTVIDGSLYQASTAHISGQVKSIDQALSWFWYKVTNMFSDVAYR; translated from the coding sequence ATGGAATGCAAACTGGCCGTCTCTATGATGCATGATTACTTGGATGACGACTTGCCCGGACAGCAGCAGCGGGACTTGAAGGAGCATCTTCTATCCTGTCCGGACTGCCGAGCGAAATTCAAGGAATTGGAACAAACCGATATGCTGCTTTTTTCCCTTATGCACCAGAGTCCCGTTGTTTCTGATGATCTTGTGGGACGTGTTATGGGCGCGCTGCCGCCTTCCAAGAAGGAAAGACGGTTTATTGCCTGGATAAAGAAGCATCCCGCGCTTACCGCGGCCTCGGTGTTTCTGCTGGTCATGCTGATGAGCTCTGTCACCTTATGGAAACAGGATGGACAGCTTGTCGTGAAAGGCACTGATCTCGATCAGGTGGTGATCAAGGGAGATACCGTAATCGTTCCTTCCGGCAAACGGGTTTCCGGCGACCTTACTGTAGAGAACGGTAAGACTCAAGTGTACGGGGAAGTGAACGGAAATGTGACCGTTATTGACGGATCACTGTACCAGGCATCGACCGCCCACATTTCGGGGCAAGTCAAGAGCATCGACCAGGCATTAAGCTGGTTCTGGTATAAAGTCACCAATATGTTCTCCGATGTTGCCTACCGCTAA
- a CDS encoding CD1375 family protein, translating into MAKVYADLIRKGLKTVDEVPSPLQEEVRQIIVMA; encoded by the coding sequence ATGGCTAAAGTATACGCGGACTTGATCCGCAAGGGCTTAAAGACGGTGGATGAAGTCCCGTCACCCTTACAAGAGGAAGTGCGCCAAATCATCGTAATGGCATGA
- a CDS encoding putative phage tail protein, whose product MAANELFTDLMDYLPDYYRGILEMETVQGVHTAECGDAWSALEDHRGQLNVDTATWMLDRWENELGLNIDRTKTYAARRERITAKLRGAGTTTPDMIRRTASAFSGGEVEVAEVPGEYSFEVRFVGTLGIPANLDDLIQIIEEIKPAHLAYSFQYTFTWWTALKALTWSEAHTKTWEDLRVYE is encoded by the coding sequence ATGGCAGCTAATGAGTTGTTTACTGACCTCATGGATTATTTGCCGGACTATTATCGAGGCATCCTGGAGATGGAGACGGTGCAGGGCGTTCATACCGCAGAGTGCGGGGACGCCTGGTCTGCTCTGGAAGACCATCGAGGTCAGCTTAATGTAGATACGGCAACCTGGATGCTGGACCGCTGGGAGAATGAGCTGGGGCTGAACATCGACCGGACCAAGACTTACGCCGCACGCAGGGAACGAATCACAGCGAAGCTGAGAGGGGCGGGGACGACGACGCCGGACATGATCCGGCGGACGGCTTCCGCTTTTTCCGGGGGAGAGGTTGAGGTCGCGGAGGTTCCGGGCGAGTACAGCTTCGAAGTCCGATTCGTCGGCACGCTCGGCATCCCGGCCAATCTGGACGACCTCATTCAAATCATCGAGGAGATCAAGCCGGCTCATCTGGCTTATTCCTTCCAATACACATTCACCTGGTGGACCGCGCTTAAGGCGCTGACATGGAGCGAGGCGCACACCAAGACCTGGGAGGACTTACGAGTATATGAATAG
- a CDS encoding XkdW family protein: protein MNITLTLQHLYHGADPIRDFEVWDDSDGKGPYIAVWNLDAPQPTEEELQAAWEAYQKAEADKLPAELGELEQLRKELADTKAALEDTNGKLKAAGEETTNVQLALAEIYEQLLALKEGNPNG from the coding sequence TTGAACATAACATTAACGCTGCAGCATTTATACCACGGCGCGGACCCGATACGCGATTTTGAAGTATGGGACGACAGTGACGGCAAAGGCCCATACATCGCCGTCTGGAACCTGGATGCCCCGCAGCCGACCGAAGAGGAACTGCAAGCCGCCTGGGAAGCATATCAGAAAGCTGAAGCAGACAAGCTGCCGGCGGAGCTAGGCGAGCTGGAACAGCTGCGTAAGGAACTCGCGGATACCAAGGCTGCTCTGGAAGATACGAACGGTAAGCTGAAAGCCGCTGGGGAAGAGACAACGAATGTGCAGCTTGCGCTGGCCGAGATATATGAACAGCTGCTGGCGCTAAAGGAGGGGAACCCTAATGGCTAA
- a CDS encoding DUF1565 domain-containing protein — MRTTNNLGLRKPEGTDIVDIADLNGNMDTLDSAVKSLQDQTAASVPLTQKGAANGVATLDASAKLPAGQLPATAVTTTSSTLTYYVSTSGSDSNSGLTSSAPFKTIQKAINSLPLVINNDVTISIAAGTYNEDVSIYGIIGKGQLSLLGVDASTFVKSVTSVRSHYVYIFGLTATTTSGVAFYSAGTSYTLFSNCRTTAGANDGFNVAFGRAIIYNCVISNVVSAAVSANNSTITVDTCSGTGNGYVLYGDNSSVIYTKGTLHSGAGMYGGPSLSVNPWGDNTTSSRPLVWANRSSIQSISAGVWTRVVNDVVIGNQLNGYNPPTGVFTSPQSGWYRISAQIYLLGAPSNSQYMIRCLQNSSVGYHMDLRIPPFSFDTILNGEVMLYLGFGDTLEIQAYAGSAVNVQPGGDATRLEIIRIA; from the coding sequence ATGCGAACGACTAATAACCTTGGTTTGAGAAAACCGGAGGGCACCGATATTGTAGACATCGCCGACCTGAACGGCAACATGGATACGCTGGATTCTGCGGTGAAGAGCCTGCAGGACCAGACAGCCGCCTCGGTGCCGCTGACTCAGAAGGGAGCGGCGAACGGTGTCGCTACGCTGGACGCTTCGGCGAAGCTGCCCGCCGGGCAGCTTCCGGCAACTGCCGTAACTACAACTTCCAGTACTTTAACCTACTATGTTAGTACATCGGGCAGCGATAGCAACAGCGGATTGACAAGCTCAGCGCCGTTCAAAACCATCCAGAAAGCTATTAATAGCCTACCTCTTGTGATCAATAATGATGTAACAATCAGTATTGCTGCTGGAACATATAACGAGGATGTTTCTATATATGGAATTATCGGAAAAGGGCAGCTATCCTTGCTTGGTGTAGATGCATCAACCTTTGTAAAATCAGTTACATCCGTTAGATCTCATTATGTATATATTTTTGGACTTACCGCAACAACTACGAGCGGAGTAGCTTTTTATTCGGCGGGTACGTCGTATACTTTATTTTCAAACTGCCGGACGACTGCTGGAGCGAATGATGGGTTTAACGTAGCCTTCGGGCGTGCCATAATTTACAACTGTGTTATCTCCAATGTAGTAAGTGCTGCCGTTTCAGCTAACAACTCGACTATTACAGTTGATACCTGCTCAGGAACGGGTAATGGCTATGTTCTTTACGGAGATAATTCTTCTGTCATTTACACAAAGGGTACTTTGCACAGTGGGGCGGGTATGTATGGAGGGCCATCATTATCTGTGAATCCGTGGGGAGATAATACAACTTCATCTAGACCGCTTGTTTGGGCTAATCGAAGCAGCATCCAGAGTATTTCTGCTGGAGTATGGACTAGGGTTGTTAATGATGTGGTAATTGGGAACCAGCTTAACGGTTATAACCCGCCAACAGGCGTATTCACATCCCCCCAATCCGGATGGTATAGGATCAGTGCGCAGATATATCTTCTTGGAGCACCTTCCAACTCTCAATATATGATCCGTTGTCTGCAGAATTCATCCGTGGGTTATCATATGGACCTTAGAATACCTCCTTTTAGCTTTGATACCATACTGAATGGCGAGGTTATGCTTTATCTTGGATTCGGGGACACACTCGAAATTCAAGCGTACGCAGGATCGGCGGTAAATGTACAACCTGGAGGAGACGCAACCAGACTAGAAATTATAAGAATAGCTTAG
- the cdaA gene encoding diadenylate cyclase CdaA: protein MSYFTDLTWKDSIKDIIDILIVSYIIYKVLNMVRGTRAIQLLKGILVLIVIWAFSTLFDLYTLKWLMNQMFTFGVLAVFIIFQPELRRGLEQLGRGKFFGRAAENDEEVSKLIGEVIKAVNYLARRRIGALIVFERATGLNEYKESGIQMNSIVSSELLINIFIPNTPLHDGALIMQSNQIAAAACYLPLSENPFISKELGTRHRAGIGITEVTDAVSVIVSEETGQISLAINGQVVRDIKEESLISKLYEELRTHSALSEKRNVFWKWKGGGTNG, encoded by the coding sequence ATGAGTTATTTTACGGACCTTACCTGGAAAGATTCTATTAAAGACATTATCGATATACTGATCGTCAGTTATATTATATATAAAGTGCTCAACATGGTTCGCGGCACCCGTGCGATTCAGCTCCTGAAAGGGATTCTGGTACTCATTGTCATCTGGGCGTTCAGCACGCTGTTTGATCTGTATACGCTGAAATGGCTGATGAATCAAATGTTCACCTTCGGTGTGCTGGCCGTATTTATTATCTTTCAGCCGGAGCTGCGGCGCGGTCTGGAACAGCTGGGAAGGGGCAAGTTCTTTGGCCGGGCGGCGGAGAACGATGAGGAAGTGAGCAAATTAATCGGCGAAGTGATTAAAGCCGTGAATTATTTAGCTCGCAGAAGAATAGGGGCATTAATCGTTTTTGAGCGGGCAACGGGCCTTAACGAATATAAAGAATCCGGAATTCAGATGAACTCCATTGTAAGTTCAGAGCTGCTGATCAATATTTTTATACCCAACACACCGCTGCATGACGGCGCGCTTATTATGCAGAGCAATCAGATCGCGGCGGCAGCCTGTTATTTACCCTTGTCCGAGAATCCGTTCATCAGCAAAGAGCTCGGAACCCGGCACCGTGCGGGCATTGGAATTACCGAAGTGACGGACGCGGTGTCCGTCATTGTCTCGGAGGAGACGGGCCAGATCTCACTGGCGATCAATGGTCAGGTGGTTAGGGATATCAAAGAAGAGTCGCTGATTTCCAAGCTTTACGAAGAGCTGCGAACTCATTCGGCTCTCTCGGAGAAGCGTAACGTCTTCTGGAAATGGAAGGGGGGCGGGACGAATGGATAA
- a CDS encoding CdaR family protein, whose amino-acid sequence MDKWMNNNNFNKILALAFSIILWAMVHIDSAPTAQSTARLESKIIENIPIQMTGQDDDKYEYSMDADSVTMEVMGKRSDITYMFSDAYKVTIDLSKAEPGTSEIPLKYSLPRGVELISITPKEVHVHIEQRITKSFPVTVVAKGIPAQGYQPGTPVADPGAVKVTLGASEMARVAKVQGTVELNGANETVTEKRMKLTAYDANGKEIKDAVIEPATVSVEVPVTLPYKSVPLKIGYTGSLPDSLVLSKVTPEVDSVVIYGQEAALASVASYEATIDLDSINGAGTSTLKVDLKPPDGIQDIAPQSVNVTVVASEMAERTFQDIPITLEGVRSGLSASVTSPAERTISLTLSGASPLLNQLNKDDIKAVADLSGLSAGNHVVPLQVSLPSFIELSNEQRPSVTVQLYSPASSASPSATPASGSAATPEPSTEPDSGGGSVDEPAASADNGATEEPTPTASPDGAVNTSEDSVPPAQAQ is encoded by the coding sequence ATGGATAAATGGATGAACAACAATAATTTCAACAAGATTCTTGCTCTTGCCTTTAGCATCATTCTGTGGGCAATGGTCCATATTGACAGCGCCCCTACCGCTCAATCTACCGCCCGTCTGGAATCCAAGATCATCGAGAATATCCCTATTCAGATGACGGGGCAGGATGATGATAAATATGAATATTCCATGGACGCGGATAGCGTGACGATGGAAGTCATGGGGAAAAGAAGCGATATCACCTATATGTTCTCCGACGCCTATAAAGTAACGATCGATTTGAGCAAAGCGGAGCCGGGAACGAGTGAAATACCGCTGAAATACTCGCTCCCCCGTGGGGTGGAGCTGATTTCAATTACCCCTAAGGAAGTTCATGTCCATATCGAACAACGGATCACGAAATCATTTCCTGTAACAGTTGTCGCCAAAGGGATTCCTGCGCAAGGCTATCAGCCCGGAACACCGGTGGCAGATCCCGGGGCGGTCAAGGTTACGCTTGGTGCCAGTGAGATGGCCCGTGTAGCGAAGGTTCAGGGAACGGTTGAACTGAATGGCGCGAATGAGACAGTAACGGAAAAAAGGATGAAGCTCACGGCCTACGACGCAAACGGCAAAGAGATTAAAGATGCGGTGATTGAGCCTGCAACTGTGTCTGTAGAAGTTCCGGTTACGCTGCCCTACAAAAGCGTACCGCTGAAAATCGGATATACCGGCAGCCTGCCGGATTCGCTTGTGCTGTCAAAGGTAACGCCTGAGGTGGACAGTGTTGTAATCTATGGGCAGGAAGCTGCGCTGGCGTCCGTCGCTTCATATGAAGCCACGATTGATCTTGATTCCATTAACGGCGCCGGAACGTCCACGCTCAAGGTGGATCTCAAGCCGCCTGACGGCATCCAGGATATCGCTCCGCAATCTGTCAATGTCACGGTTGTGGCTTCTGAAATGGCAGAACGGACGTTTCAGGATATACCCATAACGCTGGAGGGAGTACGCAGCGGACTGTCAGCTTCGGTTACAAGTCCTGCGGAGAGGACCATTTCCCTTACCCTTTCCGGGGCAAGCCCACTGCTGAACCAGTTGAACAAGGACGATATTAAAGCGGTCGCGGATTTAAGCGGTCTTAGCGCGGGGAACCACGTGGTGCCGTTGCAAGTATCGCTTCCGAGCTTTATTGAGCTGAGCAATGAGCAGAGGCCGTCAGTGACAGTTCAACTGTACAGTCCAGCTTCCTCAGCTTCTCCATCAGCCACTCCGGCCAGCGGGTCCGCAGCTACACCGGAACCAAGCACGGAGCCCGACTCCGGCGGCGGAAGTGTAGATGAACCGGCTGCGAGTGCCGATAATGGAGCCACGGAGGAACCGACTCCGACAGCTTCCCCGGATGGTGCCGTTAATACGAGCGAAGATAGCGTACCGCCAGCGCAAGCGCAGTAA
- the glmM gene encoding phosphoglucosamine mutase → MGKYFGTDGVRGVANRELTAEMAYSIGRCGGYVLTANVEKPKVVIGMDTRISGPLLESALVAGMLSIGAEVIRLGVVTTPAVAYITRLLKADAGVMISASHNPVEDNGIKFFGGDGFKLSDETELRIEELMDAKTDELPRPVGSGLGTVKEDFESKYLYLDFLKTTISHSFKGLKVVLDCAHGAAYELAPKLFRELGAEVIAIGAEPDGLNINDGFGSTHPQKLREEVLRLGADLGLAFDGDADRLIAIDDRGEEVDGDFILCICGDAMNRAGKLKDGTIVSTVMSNIGFYKAAEKLSLKTAKTAVGDRYVMEEMRRGGYNLGGEQSGHVIFLDYNTTGDGILTAIQLVDTLMASGKKLSEMKKMMTKYPQVLVNVRVQDKRNYPNNSAIEAAIMDVEDKLGSNGRVLVRPSGTEPLIRVMAEGPVKEDLDLFVGQIVEVVQRELV, encoded by the coding sequence ATGGGAAAGTATTTTGGAACTGACGGTGTGCGCGGAGTCGCCAACCGCGAATTGACAGCAGAGATGGCCTACAGCATTGGCCGCTGCGGAGGATATGTGCTTACCGCCAACGTGGAGAAGCCTAAGGTGGTTATCGGAATGGATACGCGGATCTCGGGTCCGCTGCTGGAGTCGGCGCTCGTAGCCGGTATGCTGTCAATCGGTGCGGAGGTTATCCGTCTTGGCGTTGTGACGACGCCTGCCGTTGCCTATATTACACGTCTCTTGAAGGCGGATGCGGGCGTTATGATTTCGGCGTCCCATAATCCTGTAGAAGATAATGGCATTAAGTTCTTCGGCGGCGATGGCTTTAAACTGTCGGATGAGACAGAACTGCGCATCGAAGAATTGATGGACGCCAAGACCGATGAGCTTCCGCGGCCTGTAGGGTCGGGTCTTGGAACGGTGAAAGAGGATTTTGAGTCCAAGTATCTTTATTTGGATTTCTTAAAGACGACGATTTCCCACAGCTTCAAGGGCCTTAAGGTTGTGCTGGACTGCGCGCATGGCGCGGCATACGAGCTGGCTCCGAAGCTGTTCCGTGAGCTTGGCGCTGAAGTGATTGCGATTGGTGCGGAACCGGACGGACTAAATATTAATGACGGCTTCGGCTCCACGCATCCCCAGAAGCTTCGCGAGGAAGTGCTGCGTCTTGGCGCGGATTTGGGACTTGCCTTTGATGGCGACGCCGACCGCCTGATCGCTATTGACGACCGGGGCGAAGAAGTGGACGGCGACTTTATTCTGTGCATTTGCGGCGACGCGATGAACCGTGCGGGCAAGTTGAAGGATGGAACGATCGTTTCGACGGTGATGAGTAACATCGGCTTTTACAAGGCTGCTGAGAAGCTGTCCCTTAAGACTGCGAAGACGGCAGTGGGTGACCGCTACGTTATGGAAGAAATGCGCCGAGGCGGTTACAATCTGGGCGGCGAGCAGTCGGGCCATGTGATTTTCCTCGATTATAATACAACCGGCGACGGTATTTTGACTGCCATTCAGTTGGTGGATACATTGATGGCTTCCGGCAAAAAGCTTAGCGAGATGAAAAAAATGATGACCAAATACCCTCAGGTTCTTGTCAATGTGCGCGTACAGGATAAGAGAAATTATCCGAATAATTCCGCCATTGAAGCAGCCATCATGGATGTAGAAGACAAGCTGGGCAGTAACGGCCGGGTGCTTGTCCGTCCGTCCGGAACCGAGCCGCTGATTCGCGTGATGGCAGAGGGTCCAGTCAAGGAAGATCTGGATCTGTTTGTGGGACAAATTGTGGAAGTTGTGCAGCGAGAGCTGGTATAA